TCGAATTTTCTTGAGGTTGCCCAATTGGCTTGGTGATGTGCTGATGGTGTTGCCGGTAATAAAAGCCATATCTTGTTCGCGCAAAGACGCTTGTGTGACAATAATTGCCAAGGCGCAATTTTGCGAACTGCTCAAATATCTTTGCATTGGCGACAATCATATCCCATTGCCAAAGAAAAATTTTCTGTATTTTTATAGAATTTTTCAGCACAGAAGATTATTTCCAGACTTTTATATACTGCTCACGAATTCCTTTCGTGGAGATTTGGAGGCAAAAATAATTGGCTGTGCGAAAACCTTTGGGATGGTCGTCGGCGGTGGATTTCGTCCACTCCTAACCGATGGATGGAAGGTTCCGGAATCTCTCTCCTCGGCCAGAGTTCATCAACGGCTAGTGATCCAGAAGTTCTTCGAGGCGATGGGACTTAACGCTCATATGGATTTAGCGCCGTGGCGAAACAAACCTGAGAAAGATAAAAAAATAGCATTGATCTGTGGCAGCGAAAATTTTCCTGCTAAAAGATGGCCGGTGCAAAAATGGTGCAAATTAGTGGATGTGTTGTTGGAAAAATATTGTGGCTACGAAATTTTGTTGATCGGTACCGATGCAGATGGACAAATAGCTGGAGCTATAAAGAATGATTTCCAAAAAAATCGTGCTGTAACAAATTTAGCCGGAAAGACTTCGTTGACGGAATGTTTGGAAATATTGGCCGCCTGCGCAGTGGCCGTTGGCAACGACACCGGTGGTATTCATCTGGCCAACATGGCTGGTTGTCCGGTGGTGGTGGTCTATGGCCCGACGAATCCTTTGCGGACTGGTCCAATTTTTGCTAGCCCAATAAAAATTTTGAAAAAATCAGAAGATTTGGTAATCTCTGCAGATATATCGACGGTCGATGTCAGCGATGTCGTTGCGGCAGTTGAAGATGTGATTCATAAATGGCAATGATAATGGTTTTGATAGATTTTTATCGACAAAGCTATGTTCCAATTTAGGGTTCAGTAAAAGCGGATGCTCAGGTGGTGGAATTGGCAGACACGCCAGACTTAGGATCTGGTGCCGCAAGGCGTAAGGGTTCGAGTCCCTTTCTGAGCACCACACAGGTTTTGTTTTTAGGTTTTTTATGCTTTTTATATTTTTTACTCCAGAAATATGTTTGCAAAGAGCTAAAAATCCTTTGTAGTAATTCTGAGAATATTAGGTTTGCTGAACCGGCTTATAGATGAGGTTGTTGCAAAAATTTAAAAACAACATTGGGAGGATGCTTGGATTTCTATCCCATGACATAGGTATTGATCTTGGCACCGCTAATACCCTGGTTTTTGCCAAGGACCGCGGTATCATAATTAGAGAGCCAAGTGTTGTGGCTGTGTATACGAACTCGCGGCGGGTGCGGGCCGTTGGGCTCGATGCGAAGCGCATGTTGGGCCGAACGCCTGGTAATATTACTGCCATAAGGCCGATGAAAGATGGCGTCATTGCTGACTTCGATGTCACCGAAGCCATGCTACGCTATTTTATAAATAAGGCATCGCGCAGTGTGAAGTTTATCCCTCCGCGGGTTGTGGTTGCGGTGCCGTCGGGCATAACCGAGGTAGAGCGTCGGGCTGTGAAGGAGTCCGCCATCCATGCTGGTGCACGGGATGTTTTGTTATTGCAAGAGCCTGTGGCAGCGGCAATTGGAGTCGGTTTGCCCATAGATGAACCGGCGGCAAGCATGATCGTTGATATCGGCGGCGGCACCACCGAAGTGGCGATTCTATCGCTGAGTGGCGTTGTATTTTCCCAAAGTAT
This window of the Puniceicoccales bacterium genome carries:
- a CDS encoding rod shape-determining protein yields the protein MLGFLSHDIGIDLGTANTLVFAKDRGIIIREPSVVAVYTNSRRVRAVGLDAKRMLGRTPGNITAIRPMKDGVIADFDVTEAMLRYFINKASRSVKFIPPRVVVAVPSGITEVERRAVKESAIHAGARDVLLLQEPVAAAIGVGLPIDEPAASMIVDIGGGTTEVAILSLSGVVFSQSIRIGGDEIDDSIIAYVKKMYNLVIGERTAEDIKIRIGSAAPLDNELDMLIKGRDAIIGLPRTIKITSEEVREAITGSIRGIVEIVKTALEKCPPELSADLVDRGIVLAGGGSMIRQLNNAISNATGLPVVVSDDPLSAVANGTGTVLQDLGLWLDGE